The following are from one region of the Mangifera indica cultivar Alphonso chromosome 14, CATAS_Mindica_2.1, whole genome shotgun sequence genome:
- the LOC123196309 gene encoding ribosome biogenesis protein bms1 isoform X2 codes for MEQPHKEHRARQAGSSARKKKGKSDKNKQDNKQNPKAFAFTSSVKTKRLQSRAVEKEQRRLHVPTIDRSYGEPLPYVVVVQGPPQVGKSLVIKSLIKHYTKHNIPEVQGPITIVSGKQRRLQFVECPNDINGMIDCAKVADLALLLIDGSYGFEMETFEFLNLMQNHGMPRVMGVLTHLDTFKDVKKLRKTKQRLKHRFWTEIYDGAKLFYLSGLIHGKYSKREIHNLARFISVMKFPPLSWRTSHPYILADRFEDVTPPERVQMNKKCDRNVTLYGYLRGCNLKKGTKVHIAGVGDYNIAGVTSLADPCPLPSAAKKKGLRDKEKLFYAPMSGLGDLLYDKDAVYININDHLVQFSRVDDENRKTIRKGKDQDVGEVLVKSLQNTKYSIDEKLEKSFINLFSQKPNTSSETLNDAKDTDEQSGAGIKNDGFGDEHIDDVLDDLEYSEQDEDVKNDEIIASGSCGSDEDDLKEHVEFNNGRLRRKAVLGNNIDSSDLKDEDDEDEDDDKDDNVDNHSSSGSDFSDGEDDQIDDGLGNISKWKESLLERTVSRQNINLMQLVYGKSAPTSLTHSNGVQDSSEDEESDDDEFFRPKGEGNKKLREGLDNEDINAEDCSKFRSYENIKNWKEEEIYENIRDRFVTGDWSKAARRNQGTDSNFEDDEDDDVYGDFEDLETGENHESHPKDDSRNGTIQNEDESAIEERRLKKLALRAKFDAQYDGSDSADEEIENKQGAKFHRGQPNEVGLVDKMKEEIELRKQMNISELNDLDEVTRLEIEGFRTGTYVRLEMHGVPFEMVEYFDPFHPILVGGIGLGEENVGYMQARLKRHRWHRKVLKTRDPIIVSIGWRRFQTVPVYAIEDPNGRHRMLKYTPEHMHCLAMFWGPLAPPHTGLVAVQNLSNNQAAFRITATAVILEFNHEAKIKKKIKLVGYPCKIFKKTALIKDMFTSDLEVAQCEGKEVRTVSGIRGQVKKAAKEEIGNNPKKKGGQTREGIARCTFEDRILMSDIVFMRGWADVEVPRFFNPLTTALQPRDKTWRGMKTVAQLRRENNLSIPVNKDSLYKPIERKQRNFNPLVIPKTLQVALPFESKPKDIPSRKRPLLENRRAVIMEPHERKVHTLVQHLQLIRNEKMKKRKLKAEQKRKELEAEKAKDEQLTRKRQREERRERYREQDKLNKKIRRHSEA; via the exons ATGGAGCAGCCGCACAAAGAGCACAGGGCTCGCCAAGCTGGCTCTTCGGCGAGGAAGAAGAAGGGGAAGTCTGATAAAAATAAGCAAGATAATAAGCAAAACCCTAAG GCGTTTGCTTTTACTTCATCTGTGAAAACAAAGAGATTGCAGTCGCGAGCTGTTGAGAAAGAGCAACGCAGGCTTCACGTTCCAACTATAGACCGTTCTTATGGTGAACCGCTTCCATATGTTGTGGTAGTCCAGGGACCACCTCAG GTTGGCAAGTCTTTGGTAATAAAGTCTCTCATAAAGCACTATACTAAGCATAATATTCCAGAGGTCCAAGGACCGATAACTATTGTATCAG GTAAACAAAGGCGACTACAATTTGTAGAGTGCCCTAATGATATCAATGGCATGATTGATTGTGCAAAGGTTGCTGACTTGGCACTGCTTCTAATAGATGGAAGTTACGGGTTTGAAATG GAAACCTTTGAATTTCTCAATTTAATGCAAAATCATGGAATGCCAAGAGTAATGGGAGTTCTTACTCACCTTGATACATTCAAGGATGTGAAGAAGTTGAGAAAAACAAAGCAGCGTCTCAAGCATCGTTTCTGGACAGAAATTTATGATGgagcaaaattattttatttatcaggTCTCATTCATGGGAA ATACTCAAAACGTGAGATTCACAATCTTGCACGATTCATCTCTGTTATGAAGTTTCCTCCTTTGTCATGGAGAACTTCTCATCCTTACATTTTGGCCGATCGTTTTGAAGATGTCACTCCTCCTGAGAGAGTGCAGATGAATAAGAAATGTGACAGAAATGTCACACTTTATGGTTACTTGCGAGGttgtaatttgaaaaagggAACTAAG GTGCATATTGCTGGTGTTGGGGATTATAATATAGCTGGTGTTACAAGCTTAGCTGATCCGTGTCCTTTACCATCTGCTGCGAAAAAGAAGGGTCTCCGTGACAAGGAAAAGCTTTTTTATGCACCCATGTCTGGACTTGGGGATCTTCTGTATGACAAGGATGCTGTCTATATAAACATAAACGACCACCTCGTTCAGTTTTCTAGAGTTGATGACGAAAATAGAAAAACTATCCGGAAAG GGAAGGATCAAGATGTGGGTGAGGTGCTGGTAAAGTCActtcaaaacacaaaatattcaATTGATGAGAAGTTGGAGAAGAGCTTCATTAATCTTTTCAGTCAGAAACCTAATACCTCATCAGAAACTTTAAATGATGCAAAAGACACTGATGAACAATCTGGGGCAGGAATTAAGAATGATGGTTTTGGAGATGAACATATTGATGATGTCCTGGATGATTTAGAGTACTCTGAACAAGATGAAGACgttaaaaatgatgaaattattgcAAGTGGAAGTTGTGGTTCTGATGAAGATGACTTGAAGGAACATGTAGAATTTAATAATGGAAGGCTGCGGAGAAAAGCTGTTCTTGGAAACAACATTGATAGTAGTGATTTGAAG GATGAGgatgatgaggatgaggatgatgaCAAAGATGATAATGTAGATAATCATTCATCTTCTGGCTCAGATTTTTCAGATGGAGAGGATGATCAAATAGATG ATGGCTTGGGGAATATATCAAAGTGGAAAGAGTCGTTGTTGGAGAGGACTGTCTCAAGACAAAATATCAATCTCATGCAGCTTGTATACGGGAAATCTGCGCCAACATCACTAACACATTCCAATGGAGTTCAAGACAGTAGTGAGGACGAAGAAAGTGATGACGATGAATTCTTTCGACCTAAGGGCGAAGGGAATAAG AAGTTGAGAGAAGGACTTGATAATGAAGATATCAATGCTGAAGATTGTTCCAAATTTAGAAgctatgaaaatataaaaaactggAAAGAGGAGGAAATATATGAAAACATACGAGATCGTTTTGTCACGGGTGATTGGTCGAAAGCTGCTCGCAGAAATCAAGGAACAGACAGTAACTTTGAGGATGATGAGGACGATGATGTATATGGTGACTTTGAAGATTTAGAAACTGGTGAGAATCATGAGAGCCATCCTAAAGATGATTCTAGAAATGGTACCATCCAGAATGAAGATGAATCAGCAATTGAGGAGCGGAGGTTGAAGAAGCTTGCACTTCGTGCAAAATTTGATGCTCA GTATGATGGATCTGATTCAGCAGATgaggaaattgaaaataaacagGGGGCCAAGTTTCATCGTGGTCAACCCAATGAAGTTGGACTTGTTGACAAG ATGAAAGAGGAGATTGAACTTCGGAAACAAATGAACATATCTGAACTCAATGATCTTGATGAGGTCACTCGATTAGAGATTGAAGGCTTTCGGACTGGGACATATGTAAGATTGGAGATGCATGGTGTCCCTTTTGAGATGGTCGAATACTTTGATCCCTTTCATCCAATTTTGGTTGGAGGAATTGGCCTTGGTGAGGAAAATGTTGGATACATGCAA GCTAGGTTAAAGCGACACAGATGGCACAGGAAGGTACTGAAGACTAGGGATCCTATAATAGTTTCTATTGGTTGGAGACGGTTCCAGACTGTACCTGTTTATGCCATTGAGGACCCGAATGGGAGGCATCGTATGCTGAAGTACACTCCAGAACACATGCATTGCCTGGCCATGTTTTGGGGTCCTCTTGCCCCTCCTCACACTGGGTTGGTTGCTGTCCAGAATTTGTCTAACAATCAG GCTGCATTTAGGATCACAGCCACAGCAGTTATACTTGAATTCAATCATGAAgcaaagataaagaagaaaattaaactgGTGGGTTATCCATGCAAGATATTCAAAAAGACAGCACTTATCAAGGATATGTTCACTTCTGATCTTGAAGTAGCTCAATGTGAGGGTAAAGAGGTTCGGACTGTCAGTGGAATCCGTGGACAAGTGAAAAAG GCCGCAAAAGAGGAGATTGGTAACAATCCGAAAAAGAAGGGAGGGCAAACTAGAGAAGGGATTGCTAGGTGCACCTTTGAGGACAGAATTCTGATGAGTGACATTGTTTTCATGCGTGGATGGGCTGATGTTGAAGTTCCTCGCTTTTTCAACCCACTGACCACAGCCTTGCAACCTCGTGATAAAACTTGGCGAGGAATGAAAACCGTGGCTCAGTTGCGGAGAGAAAACAATCTTTCTATTCCTGTTAACAAGGATTCACTTTACAAG CCGATTGAAAGGAAACAAAGGAACTTCAACCCATTGGTGATTCCAAAGACATTACAGGTGGCTCTCCCATTTGAATCAAAGCCCAAGGATATACCTAGCCGGAAGCGGCCACTTCTTGAAAATAGAAGAGCTGTAATAATGGAGCCTCATGAGAGAAAAGTTCATACTCTTGTTcaacatcttcaattaattaGAAATGAGAAG ATGAAGAAACGGAAGCTCAAGGCGGAGCAGAAGAGAAAGGAACTTGAAGCAGAGAAAGCTAAGGACGAACAATTAACAAGAAAGCGGCAGAGAGAAGAAAGGCGGGAGAGATACCGTGAGCAAGATAAACTAAACAAGAAGATTCGGAGACATTCAGAGGCCTGA
- the LOC123196309 gene encoding ribosome biogenesis protein bms1 isoform X1 — protein MEQPHKEHRARQAGSSARKKKGKSDKNKQDNKQNPKAFAFTSSVKTKRLQSRAVEKEQRRLHVPTIDRSYGEPLPYVVVVQGPPQVGKSLVIKSLIKHYTKHNIPEVQGPITIVSGKQRRLQFVECPNDINGMIDCAKVADLALLLIDGSYGFEMETFEFLNLMQNHGMPRVMGVLTHLDTFKDVKKLRKTKQRLKHRFWTEIYDGAKLFYLSGLIHGKYSKREIHNLARFISVMKFPPLSWRTSHPYILADRFEDVTPPERVQMNKKCDRNVTLYGYLRGCNLKKGTKVHIAGVGDYNIAGVTSLADPCPLPSAAKKKGLRDKEKLFYAPMSGLGDLLYDKDAVYININDHLVQFSRVDDENRKTIRKGKDQDVGEVLVKSLQNTKYSIDEKLEKSFINLFSQKPNTSSETLNDAKDTDEQSGAGIKNDGFGDEHIDDVLDDLEYSEQDEDVKNDEIIASGSCGSDEDDLKEHVEFNNGRLRRKAVLGNNIDSSDLKDEGDEDDEDEDDDKDDNVDNHSSSGSDFSDGEDDQIDDGLGNISKWKESLLERTVSRQNINLMQLVYGKSAPTSLTHSNGVQDSSEDEESDDDEFFRPKGEGNKKLREGLDNEDINAEDCSKFRSYENIKNWKEEEIYENIRDRFVTGDWSKAARRNQGTDSNFEDDEDDDVYGDFEDLETGENHESHPKDDSRNGTIQNEDESAIEERRLKKLALRAKFDAQYDGSDSADEEIENKQGAKFHRGQPNEVGLVDKMKEEIELRKQMNISELNDLDEVTRLEIEGFRTGTYVRLEMHGVPFEMVEYFDPFHPILVGGIGLGEENVGYMQARLKRHRWHRKVLKTRDPIIVSIGWRRFQTVPVYAIEDPNGRHRMLKYTPEHMHCLAMFWGPLAPPHTGLVAVQNLSNNQAAFRITATAVILEFNHEAKIKKKIKLVGYPCKIFKKTALIKDMFTSDLEVAQCEGKEVRTVSGIRGQVKKAAKEEIGNNPKKKGGQTREGIARCTFEDRILMSDIVFMRGWADVEVPRFFNPLTTALQPRDKTWRGMKTVAQLRRENNLSIPVNKDSLYKPIERKQRNFNPLVIPKTLQVALPFESKPKDIPSRKRPLLENRRAVIMEPHERKVHTLVQHLQLIRNEKMKKRKLKAEQKRKELEAEKAKDEQLTRKRQREERRERYREQDKLNKKIRRHSEA, from the exons ATGGAGCAGCCGCACAAAGAGCACAGGGCTCGCCAAGCTGGCTCTTCGGCGAGGAAGAAGAAGGGGAAGTCTGATAAAAATAAGCAAGATAATAAGCAAAACCCTAAG GCGTTTGCTTTTACTTCATCTGTGAAAACAAAGAGATTGCAGTCGCGAGCTGTTGAGAAAGAGCAACGCAGGCTTCACGTTCCAACTATAGACCGTTCTTATGGTGAACCGCTTCCATATGTTGTGGTAGTCCAGGGACCACCTCAG GTTGGCAAGTCTTTGGTAATAAAGTCTCTCATAAAGCACTATACTAAGCATAATATTCCAGAGGTCCAAGGACCGATAACTATTGTATCAG GTAAACAAAGGCGACTACAATTTGTAGAGTGCCCTAATGATATCAATGGCATGATTGATTGTGCAAAGGTTGCTGACTTGGCACTGCTTCTAATAGATGGAAGTTACGGGTTTGAAATG GAAACCTTTGAATTTCTCAATTTAATGCAAAATCATGGAATGCCAAGAGTAATGGGAGTTCTTACTCACCTTGATACATTCAAGGATGTGAAGAAGTTGAGAAAAACAAAGCAGCGTCTCAAGCATCGTTTCTGGACAGAAATTTATGATGgagcaaaattattttatttatcaggTCTCATTCATGGGAA ATACTCAAAACGTGAGATTCACAATCTTGCACGATTCATCTCTGTTATGAAGTTTCCTCCTTTGTCATGGAGAACTTCTCATCCTTACATTTTGGCCGATCGTTTTGAAGATGTCACTCCTCCTGAGAGAGTGCAGATGAATAAGAAATGTGACAGAAATGTCACACTTTATGGTTACTTGCGAGGttgtaatttgaaaaagggAACTAAG GTGCATATTGCTGGTGTTGGGGATTATAATATAGCTGGTGTTACAAGCTTAGCTGATCCGTGTCCTTTACCATCTGCTGCGAAAAAGAAGGGTCTCCGTGACAAGGAAAAGCTTTTTTATGCACCCATGTCTGGACTTGGGGATCTTCTGTATGACAAGGATGCTGTCTATATAAACATAAACGACCACCTCGTTCAGTTTTCTAGAGTTGATGACGAAAATAGAAAAACTATCCGGAAAG GGAAGGATCAAGATGTGGGTGAGGTGCTGGTAAAGTCActtcaaaacacaaaatattcaATTGATGAGAAGTTGGAGAAGAGCTTCATTAATCTTTTCAGTCAGAAACCTAATACCTCATCAGAAACTTTAAATGATGCAAAAGACACTGATGAACAATCTGGGGCAGGAATTAAGAATGATGGTTTTGGAGATGAACATATTGATGATGTCCTGGATGATTTAGAGTACTCTGAACAAGATGAAGACgttaaaaatgatgaaattattgcAAGTGGAAGTTGTGGTTCTGATGAAGATGACTTGAAGGAACATGTAGAATTTAATAATGGAAGGCTGCGGAGAAAAGCTGTTCTTGGAAACAACATTGATAGTAGTGATTTGAAG GATGAGGGTGATGAGgatgatgaggatgaggatgatgaCAAAGATGATAATGTAGATAATCATTCATCTTCTGGCTCAGATTTTTCAGATGGAGAGGATGATCAAATAGATG ATGGCTTGGGGAATATATCAAAGTGGAAAGAGTCGTTGTTGGAGAGGACTGTCTCAAGACAAAATATCAATCTCATGCAGCTTGTATACGGGAAATCTGCGCCAACATCACTAACACATTCCAATGGAGTTCAAGACAGTAGTGAGGACGAAGAAAGTGATGACGATGAATTCTTTCGACCTAAGGGCGAAGGGAATAAG AAGTTGAGAGAAGGACTTGATAATGAAGATATCAATGCTGAAGATTGTTCCAAATTTAGAAgctatgaaaatataaaaaactggAAAGAGGAGGAAATATATGAAAACATACGAGATCGTTTTGTCACGGGTGATTGGTCGAAAGCTGCTCGCAGAAATCAAGGAACAGACAGTAACTTTGAGGATGATGAGGACGATGATGTATATGGTGACTTTGAAGATTTAGAAACTGGTGAGAATCATGAGAGCCATCCTAAAGATGATTCTAGAAATGGTACCATCCAGAATGAAGATGAATCAGCAATTGAGGAGCGGAGGTTGAAGAAGCTTGCACTTCGTGCAAAATTTGATGCTCA GTATGATGGATCTGATTCAGCAGATgaggaaattgaaaataaacagGGGGCCAAGTTTCATCGTGGTCAACCCAATGAAGTTGGACTTGTTGACAAG ATGAAAGAGGAGATTGAACTTCGGAAACAAATGAACATATCTGAACTCAATGATCTTGATGAGGTCACTCGATTAGAGATTGAAGGCTTTCGGACTGGGACATATGTAAGATTGGAGATGCATGGTGTCCCTTTTGAGATGGTCGAATACTTTGATCCCTTTCATCCAATTTTGGTTGGAGGAATTGGCCTTGGTGAGGAAAATGTTGGATACATGCAA GCTAGGTTAAAGCGACACAGATGGCACAGGAAGGTACTGAAGACTAGGGATCCTATAATAGTTTCTATTGGTTGGAGACGGTTCCAGACTGTACCTGTTTATGCCATTGAGGACCCGAATGGGAGGCATCGTATGCTGAAGTACACTCCAGAACACATGCATTGCCTGGCCATGTTTTGGGGTCCTCTTGCCCCTCCTCACACTGGGTTGGTTGCTGTCCAGAATTTGTCTAACAATCAG GCTGCATTTAGGATCACAGCCACAGCAGTTATACTTGAATTCAATCATGAAgcaaagataaagaagaaaattaaactgGTGGGTTATCCATGCAAGATATTCAAAAAGACAGCACTTATCAAGGATATGTTCACTTCTGATCTTGAAGTAGCTCAATGTGAGGGTAAAGAGGTTCGGACTGTCAGTGGAATCCGTGGACAAGTGAAAAAG GCCGCAAAAGAGGAGATTGGTAACAATCCGAAAAAGAAGGGAGGGCAAACTAGAGAAGGGATTGCTAGGTGCACCTTTGAGGACAGAATTCTGATGAGTGACATTGTTTTCATGCGTGGATGGGCTGATGTTGAAGTTCCTCGCTTTTTCAACCCACTGACCACAGCCTTGCAACCTCGTGATAAAACTTGGCGAGGAATGAAAACCGTGGCTCAGTTGCGGAGAGAAAACAATCTTTCTATTCCTGTTAACAAGGATTCACTTTACAAG CCGATTGAAAGGAAACAAAGGAACTTCAACCCATTGGTGATTCCAAAGACATTACAGGTGGCTCTCCCATTTGAATCAAAGCCCAAGGATATACCTAGCCGGAAGCGGCCACTTCTTGAAAATAGAAGAGCTGTAATAATGGAGCCTCATGAGAGAAAAGTTCATACTCTTGTTcaacatcttcaattaattaGAAATGAGAAG ATGAAGAAACGGAAGCTCAAGGCGGAGCAGAAGAGAAAGGAACTTGAAGCAGAGAAAGCTAAGGACGAACAATTAACAAGAAAGCGGCAGAGAGAAGAAAGGCGGGAGAGATACCGTGAGCAAGATAAACTAAACAAGAAGATTCGGAGACATTCAGAGGCCTGA